Proteins from one Coregonus clupeaformis isolate EN_2021a chromosome 29, ASM2061545v1, whole genome shotgun sequence genomic window:
- the LOC121544749 gene encoding breast cancer metastasis-suppressor 1-like protein-A isoform X1 has product MPVHSREKKESNHEEMEVDYPEQDGSSSDEDDTESSSVSEDGDSSEMDDEDCERRRVECLDEMTNLEKQFGDLKDQLYKERLSQVDAKLKEVIAGKASEYLDPLANLQENMQIRTKVAGIYRELCIESVKNKYDCEIQAAFQHWESEKLLLFDTVQSELVEKIRRLEEDRHSIDITSELWNDELQSRKNKRKDPFSPDKNKKPVVVSGPYIVYMLQDLDILEDWTAIRKAVATLGPHRGKTDVSTNKNEKYQHNARSEEGKLYYDGEWYCRGQTICIDKKDEVPTRAIITTINHDEVWFKRLDGSKSKLYISQLQKAKYTIKHS; this is encoded by the exons ATGCCGGTACATTCTCgagaaaagaaagaaagtaaTCATGAGGAGATGGAAGTCGACTATCCCGAACAAGACGGGAGCAGTTCAGATGAGGATGACACTGAGAGCTCGTCCGTGTCAGAGGATGGGGACAGCTCGG AGATGGATGATGAGGACTGTGAAAGGAGAAGGGTGGAGTGCCTTGATGAAATGACAAATCTGGAGAAACAATTTGGAGACCTGAAAGACCA GTTGTACAAGGAGAGGTTGAGTCAGGTGGATGCCAAACTCAAGGAGGTGATTGCAGGCAAGGCTTCAGAGTACCTGGACCCCCTGGCAAATCTGCAGGAGAACATGCAGATCAGAACAAAGGTTGCTG GGATCTACCGGGAGCTCTGTATAGAGTCTGTAAAAAACAAGTATGACTGTGAAATCCAAGCAGCTTTCCAGCACTGGGAG AGTGAGAAGCTGCTATTGTTTGATACAGTGCAGAGTGAACTTGTGGAAAAGATCAGGCGACTGGAGGAGGACAGGCACAGTATAGATATAACCTCAG AGCTCTGGAATGATGAGCTGCAGTCAAGGAAGAACAAGAGGAAAGATCCATTTAGTCCAGACAAAAATAAGAAGCCAGTTGTTGTGTCAG GACCATATATTGTCTACATGTTACAAGACTTGGATATACTGGAGGACTGGACAGCAATCAGAAAG GCTGTTGCTACTTTGGGACCTCACAGAGGTAAGACTGATG TCTCCACCAATAAAAATGAAAAGTATCAGCATAACGCTCGATCAGAAGAGGGAAAGTTGTATTATGACGGAGAATGGTACTGCCGTGGACAGACGATATGCATCGACAAGAAAGATGAAGTTCCCACAAG AGCCATAATTACCACAATCAACCACGATGAGGTTTGGTTCAAACGACTTGACGGCAGCAAATCCAAGCTGTACATCTCTCAGCTCCAGAAAGCCAAATACACTATCAAACACTCCTAA
- the LOC121544749 gene encoding breast cancer metastasis-suppressor 1-like protein-A isoform X2 produces MPVHSREKKESNHEEMEVDYPEQDGSSSDEDDTESSSVSEDGDSSEMDDEDCERRRVECLDEMTNLEKQFGDLKDQLYKERLSQVDAKLKEVIAGKASEYLDPLANLQENMQIRTKVAGIYRELCIESVKNKYDCEIQAAFQHWESEKLLLFDTVQSELVEKIRRLEEDRHSIDITSELWNDELQSRKNKRKDPFSPDKNKKPVVVSGPYIVYMLQDLDILEDWTAIRKAVATLGPHRVSTNKNEKYQHNARSEEGKLYYDGEWYCRGQTICIDKKDEVPTRAIITTINHDEVWFKRLDGSKSKLYISQLQKAKYTIKHS; encoded by the exons ATGCCGGTACATTCTCgagaaaagaaagaaagtaaTCATGAGGAGATGGAAGTCGACTATCCCGAACAAGACGGGAGCAGTTCAGATGAGGATGACACTGAGAGCTCGTCCGTGTCAGAGGATGGGGACAGCTCGG AGATGGATGATGAGGACTGTGAAAGGAGAAGGGTGGAGTGCCTTGATGAAATGACAAATCTGGAGAAACAATTTGGAGACCTGAAAGACCA GTTGTACAAGGAGAGGTTGAGTCAGGTGGATGCCAAACTCAAGGAGGTGATTGCAGGCAAGGCTTCAGAGTACCTGGACCCCCTGGCAAATCTGCAGGAGAACATGCAGATCAGAACAAAGGTTGCTG GGATCTACCGGGAGCTCTGTATAGAGTCTGTAAAAAACAAGTATGACTGTGAAATCCAAGCAGCTTTCCAGCACTGGGAG AGTGAGAAGCTGCTATTGTTTGATACAGTGCAGAGTGAACTTGTGGAAAAGATCAGGCGACTGGAGGAGGACAGGCACAGTATAGATATAACCTCAG AGCTCTGGAATGATGAGCTGCAGTCAAGGAAGAACAAGAGGAAAGATCCATTTAGTCCAGACAAAAATAAGAAGCCAGTTGTTGTGTCAG GACCATATATTGTCTACATGTTACAAGACTTGGATATACTGGAGGACTGGACAGCAATCAGAAAG GCTGTTGCTACTTTGGGACCTCACAGAG TCTCCACCAATAAAAATGAAAAGTATCAGCATAACGCTCGATCAGAAGAGGGAAAGTTGTATTATGACGGAGAATGGTACTGCCGTGGACAGACGATATGCATCGACAAGAAAGATGAAGTTCCCACAAG AGCCATAATTACCACAATCAACCACGATGAGGTTTGGTTCAAACGACTTGACGGCAGCAAATCCAAGCTGTACATCTCTCAGCTCCAGAAAGCCAAATACACTATCAAACACTCCTAA